The following proteins come from a genomic window of Metarhizium brunneum chromosome 2, complete sequence:
- the SUP35 gene encoding Eukaryotic peptide chain release factor GTP-binding subunit, giving the protein MSNLNSWEDDPAAQDENLSRRAQQQLNVNAGQGQGGFRPGAASFQPGAQSFQPGQPYGGGFSNQYQQQQQQQYYQQGYYPQYGQQQGFNQYNQGGYGGNFSQGYNQGYGGGYPQYGQPGQAQQQPTQAPASAAPAAAPTAPKVLTKEGGPKVLSIGGDASAPKPKAKVLSIGGSGTSTPTKDKEEAKPEPSNKPEAGQKAAAVKAIEKTGEKAGKAASSSKSSGRTSPTPSSGRSSPSGPGEKKAQREVDAVTKEQAADVDDETLKEVYGKEHVNIIFIGHVDAGKSTLGGSILWTTGMVDERTMDKYKREAKDLGRESWYLSWVMDLTKEERSKGKTVEVGRGFFETEKRRYSILDAPGHKTYVPNMIGGASQADVGILVISARKGEYETGFERGGQTREHAMLAKTQGVNKLIVVINKMDDPTVEWSQERYTECTTKLSQFLKGTGYNLKTDVFFMPVAAQSSLNIKDRLPKGIAPWWEGPSLLEYLDGMSALERKINAPFMMPINAKYRDLGTMVDGKIEAGVVKKGMSLVMMPRKQTVEVSAQYGEQEEEVPILQCGDQVRMRLKGVEEEDILPGFVLCSPKRLVHCVAEFEAQIRILDLKSILTSGFNCVLHVHSAIEEVTFAALLHKLQKNTNRKSKIPPTHAKKGDSIIARMQVIGGAGSVCVEKFEDYPQMGRFTLRDQGQTIAIGKITKLITNSD; this is encoded by the exons ATGTCCAACCTCAACTCTTGGGAAGACGATCCCGCCGCACAAGACGAGAATCTCTCGCGGAGagctcagcagcagctcaacGTCAACGCTGGCCAGGGTCAAGGCGGATTCCGCCCCGGCGCCGCTTCCTTCCAGCCAGGCGCCCAATCGTTCCAGCCTGGCCAGCCATACGGCGGAGGTTTTTCCAACCAGtatcaacagcagcagcagcagcaatacTACCAGCAAGGCTACTATCCCCAATATGGTCAGCAGCAAGGCTTCAATCAGTACAACCAGGGAGGCTATGGCGGCAATTTCAGCCAGGGATATAACCAGGGATATG GTGGAGGATACCCTCAGTATGGTCAACCGGGccaggcccagcagcaacccACACAAGCTCCCGCCtctgctgctcctgcagcCGCACCGACTGCCCCCAAGGTTCTAACCAAGGAGGGCGGACCCAAAGTCCTTAGCATCGGCGGTGATGCTTCAgcccccaagcccaaggccaaggtccTTTCGATTGGCGGAAGTGGAACTTCCACACCTACCAAAGACAAGGAGGAGGCCAAACCTGAGCCCTCAAACAAGCCAGAGGCTGGCCAGAAGGCGGCTGCTGTCAAAGCTATCGAGAAGACTGGTGAGAAGGCTGGGAAGGCTGCCTCCTCAAGCAAATCCTCTGGCAGGACCTCCCCAACTCCATCTTCCGGACGATCAAGTCCATCCGGCCCcggcgagaagaaggctcAGCGCGAAGTCGACGCCGTTACCAAGGAACAGGCAGCCGATGTTGACGACGAAACTCTCAAGGAAGTCTACGGAAAGGAGCATGTCAATATCATTTTTATTGGTCACGTCGATGCTGGTAAATCTACCCTGGGCGGATCCATCTTGTGGACGACTGGCATGGTTGATGAGAGGACCATGGACAAGTACAAGCGTGAAGCCAAGGATCTCGGCCGAGAGTCTTGGTATCTGTCGTGGGTCATGGACCTGACCAAGGAGGAACGTTCCAAGGGCAAGACTGTCGAAGTTGGCCGTGGCTTTTTCGAGACAGAAAAGCGCAGATACAGCATTCTGGATGCCCCTGGCCACAAGACCTACGTGCCCAACATGATTGGTGGCGCCTCACAAGCCGATGTTGGAATTTTGGTCATTTCGGCTCGCAAGGGTGAATATGAGACGGGGTTTGAACGTGGAGGACAGACGCGTGAGCATGCTATGCTTGCCAAGACGCAGGGTGTCAACAAGTTGATTGtcgtcatcaacaagatggaTGACCCTACGGTCGAATGGTCCCAGGAGCGTTACACGGAGTGCACAACCAAGCTCTCTCAGTTCCTGAAGGGAACAGGCTACAACCTGAAGACGGATGTCTTTTTCATGCCCGTTGCCGCACAGTCTTCACTCAACATCAAGGATCGCCTCCCCAAGGGCATTGCACCGTGGTGGGAGGGTCCGTCGCTGCTAGAATATCTGGACGGCATGAGCGCTCTTGAGCGCAAGATCAACGCACCATTCATGATGCCAATCAATGCCAAATACCGAGATCTGGGTACCATGGTGGATGGTAAAATTGAGGCCGGTGTTGTCAAGAAGGGCATGTCTCTGGTCATGATGCCTCGCAAGCAGACCGTGGAGGTGTCGGCGCAGTACGGTGAGCAAGAGGAAGAAGTTCCCATTCTGCAGTGCGGCGATCAAGTACGAATGCGCCTCAAGGGTGTAGAGGAAGAAGATATCCTGCCTGGATTCGTGCTCTGCTCACCCAAGAGACTGGTCCACTGCGTGGCCGAGTTCGAGGCACAGATTCGTATCCTGGACTTGAAGAGCATCTTGACATCTGGGTTCAACTGCGTTCTGCACGTGCACTCGGCCATTGAAGAGGTCACCTTTGCTGCGCTGCTGCACAAGCTGCAGAAGAATACCAACAGAAAGAGCAAAATCCCCCCGACACATGCCAAGAAGGGAGACAGCATCATTGCACGGATGCAAGTGATTGGTGGAGCAGGATCTGTTTGCGTGGAGAAGTTTGAGGATTATCCCCAGATGGGTCGCTTTACTCTTCGTGATCAG GGACAAACTattgccattggcaagaTCACCAAGCTCATTACTAACAGCGACTAA